A stretch of Macadamia integrifolia cultivar HAES 741 chromosome 7, SCU_Mint_v3, whole genome shotgun sequence DNA encodes these proteins:
- the LOC122084931 gene encoding uncharacterized protein LOC122084931, with protein sequence MASAVQPVVEDPGEDHVVSSLPRVECSRGTVSIVHSEIMRMDTVAVAREKEAGGMLMGGNQRKKTASQAKKSDKNQFSKKKAAGLCALRQLVKEHAPDVLCLAEPMVQVCKFPVIFFSRLGYAMDFIHNIRDEKVPNLWIIWKLGVSRPVVAGMSDQHISVIFDWPGSKVGISFVHASSFKIMRRQLWLDLELSISALVPWSVMGDFNATLLSHEKRGPGKFNLRSAAEFQAMVDACELLSIPSQGKKFTWTNNRRRGHVVAVLDRSFCNGKWIDVFRNVKQRVLLSSVSDHAPLIVVSDDVQRPTNIPFRFHSFWMENDQFISVVEEAWKTPIGGNPIFVLAQKLKQVKENLKVWARATFPNLNDEVDKAKLELKKVQDMIEVAGMTDELFNREADAKTVLLKANQMYEKLWDEKAKLRWMKNGDCNSKIFHLSVKLRRLKNQITSLKNEDGTCLSDQQGILSYVSDFFEKFHEADAITVHNDLLDNIPRVLEEEDVAGLEIVPSGDEIKQAVWDLDPVSSPGPDGFPGVAKAIVFDVTKYGAKANGKMDISKAVSSAWSASCASAVPSTVLMSKGTYLLGPVVLSGCCKSSSIGFQVEGIVQAPSSLAAFNEDWIVFKFSFSIVDRLNCSTMVNLPNNGL encoded by the exons ATGGCCAGTGCTGTGCAGCCAGTTGTTGAAGACCCTGGTGAGGATCACGTGGTTTCTTCTTTGCCCAGGGTGGAATGTTCAAGGGGAACAGTCTCTATTGTGCATTCAGAAATTATGAGAATGGATACGGTGGCAGTGGCTCGGGAGAAGGAGGCTGGAGGCATGCTTATGGGTGgaaaccaaagaaagaaaacagcTAGTCAGGCTAAAAAGtctgataaaaatcaattctctAAGAA GAAGGCAGCAGGGTTGTGCGCTTTACGTCAACTGGTGAAGGAGCATGCCCCGGATGTGCTATGCTTGGCTGAACCCATGGTTCAGGTATGTAAATTTcctgttattttctttagtcggCTGGGGTATGCTATGGATTTCATTCATAATATTCGGGATGAAAAAgtcccaaatttatggattatatgGAAGTTGGGCGTTTCGAGACCAGTCGTTGCAGGTATGTCTGATCAACATATATCAGTCATCTTTGATTGGCCAGGTAGTAAAGTGGGTATCTCTTTTGTACATGCAAGTTCTTTTAAAATTATGCGTAGGCAATTGTGGTTAGATTTGGAGTTGTCGATATCCGCTTTGGTTCCGTGGTCTGTGatgggggatttcaatgcaacccTGCTCTCgcatgagaaaagaggtccTGGTAAGTTTAATCTTAGATCAGCTGCTGAATTCCAGGCAATGGTTGATGCGTGTGAATTGCTTTCTATCCcttctcagggaaagaaattcacttggactAACAATCGTCGAAGGGGTCATGTAGTTGCAGTGTTAGATCGGAGTTTTTGTAATGGGAAGTGGATAGATGTGTTTAGAAATGTGAAGCAGCGTGTTTTGTTGTCTTCGGTATCAGATCATGCCCCTCTAATTGTTGTGTCTGATGATGTTCAAAGACCTACAAATATCCCCTTTAGATTCCATagcttttggatggaaaatgatcaatttatctCCGTGGTTGAGGAAGCTTGGAAAACTCCGATAGGAGGTAATCCAATTTTCGTTCTGGCACAAAAATTAAAGCAGGTCAAGGAGAATTTAAAGGTTTGGGCGAGGGCTACCTTTCCTAACCTGAATGACGAGGTCGATAAAGCAAAGCTGGAATTAAAGAAGGTTCAAGACATGATAGAGGTGGCTGGGATGACTGATGAATTATTTAACAGAGAGGCAGATGCAAAAACAGTATTATTGAAGGCCAACCAAATGTACGAGAAGTTGTGGGATGAAAAAGCTaaactgagatggatgaaaaatggaGATTGTAACTCAAAAATTTTTCATCTTTCCGTGAAGCTTAGGAGGTTGAAAAATCAGATCACCTCCCTAAAAAATGAAGATGGAACTTGTCTTTCAGACCAACAGGGAATATTGTCTTATgtctctgatttttttgagaaatttcatgaGGCTGATGCAATCACGGTTCATAATGACCTTCTTGATAATATTCCCAGAGTGTTGGAGGAGGAGGACGTGGCAGGATTGGAGATTGTCCCGAGTGGGGACGAAATAAAACAAGCTgtttgggatttagatcctgtaagctctccaggtcctgatgggttcccaG GAGTTGCAAAAGCCATAGTTTTCGACGTAACAAAGTACGGTGCAAAGGCCAACGGCAAGATGGATATTAGTAAGGCTGTGAGCTCAGCTTGGAGTGCATCATGTGCATCAGCTGTGCCAAGTACTGTTCTCATGTCTAAGGGGACATATCTTTTGGGTCCTGTGGTCTTATCAGGATGTTGCAAGAGTTCTTCAATTGGGTTTCAAGTTGAAGGGATAGTACAGGCCCCCTCCAGTCTGGCCGCTTTCAATGAAGATTGGATTGTTTTCAA GTTCTCATTCTCTATAGTCGATAGATTGAACTGTTCAACCATGGTAAACTTGCCCAATAATGGTCTATGA
- the LOC122084396 gene encoding small polypeptide DEVIL 22-like, which produces MVQVEQLQQHGKCVRARSKKSVHGFSSRCASLVKEQRARIYILRRCATMLLCWYIQGDD; this is translated from the coding sequence ATGGTTCAAGTTGAGCAACTCCAACAACATGGTAAGTGTGTTCGTGCTCGCTCGAAGAAAAGTGTGCATGGCTTCTCTAGCAGGTGTGCCTCTCTGGTGAAAGAGCAACGGGCCAGAATTTATATACTTCGACGCTGCGCAACCATGCTTTTGTGCTGGTACATCCAGGGTGATGATTGA